A portion of the Mesobacillus sp. AQ2 genome contains these proteins:
- a CDS encoding fumarylacetoacetate hydrolase family protein, whose protein sequence is MKLAAFSFQSEHHIGVIQGENAISLTLLGEDLFPKCLKTFIEKSDELLPLAGRLIEQNENRDAVFPVSEVKILPPIPTPEKIICVGLNYIDHCRETGMEPPASPVIFSKYANAIVGHNDAVEIPINSNEVDFEAELAVVIGKEAKWISEEEAEEYVFGYTIMNDISARDLQFKDGQWSRGKTADTFAPTGPLIVTKEEAGDPHNLAISLELNGEVMQNSNTSNLIFSVPQIISFLSQSMTLKPGDIIATGTPPGVGMGRTPKVWLKDGDRMSITIENIGTLSNYVIANSQKEGC, encoded by the coding sequence ATGAAACTAGCTGCTTTTTCCTTTCAATCTGAACACCATATTGGCGTCATTCAAGGTGAGAACGCCATTAGTTTAACCTTGCTCGGGGAAGATCTATTTCCAAAGTGTTTGAAAACCTTTATAGAGAAAAGCGATGAGCTGCTTCCGCTTGCAGGAAGGCTCATTGAACAAAATGAAAATCGCGACGCCGTTTTTCCGGTATCTGAAGTAAAAATTCTTCCGCCAATCCCAACCCCGGAAAAAATCATTTGTGTCGGTCTGAATTATATAGATCATTGCAGGGAAACCGGAATGGAGCCCCCAGCTTCGCCAGTGATTTTTTCAAAATATGCAAATGCAATTGTTGGGCACAATGACGCTGTGGAAATCCCCATTAATTCAAATGAGGTGGATTTTGAAGCAGAGCTGGCCGTTGTGATTGGCAAAGAGGCAAAGTGGATATCGGAAGAAGAGGCAGAGGAATATGTTTTTGGTTATACGATCATGAACGACATTAGTGCACGTGATTTGCAATTCAAAGATGGGCAGTGGTCCAGAGGGAAGACAGCTGACACATTTGCACCAACAGGCCCTCTGATCGTCACTAAAGAGGAAGCCGGTGATCCTCACAACCTTGCAATCTCTTTGGAACTGAATGGCGAAGTCATGCAAAATTCAAATACTTCCAACTTAATATTTTCCGTGCCGCAAATCATTTCATTCTTGTCGCAGTCTATGACGTTAAAGCCTGGCGATATAATTGCTACTGGAACTCCTCCAGGGGTCGGCATGGGCCGTACTCCCAAGGTTTGGTTAAAAGATGGAGACAGAATGAGTATTACCATTGAAAACATCGGGACATTATCCAATTACGTAATAGCTAATTCACAGAAAGAGGGCTGTTAG
- the larB gene encoding nickel pincer cofactor biosynthesis protein LarB: MQSYTTHILTQLKNGYLSIEEAEEQLQGFTDYGFAKVDDEREFRQGFPEVIYGAGKTPEQIVQIFRHLVNKGKTVLATRVAEGAAEKVCREVEGAVYDSAGKTLLYKPEDYELKTEKKIGVICAGTSDIPVAREAEVTIEAMGHQYSSFYDIGVAGIHRLFAQLEEIKKCDVLIVVAGMEGALPSVVGGLVSTPVIAVPTSIGYGAHLNGITSLLSMLNTCASGVTVVNIDNGFGAGYSASLMLRI; the protein is encoded by the coding sequence ATGCAATCGTATACTACACATATTTTAACACAATTAAAAAATGGCTATCTTTCAATTGAGGAAGCAGAAGAACAATTACAGGGTTTTACAGATTACGGCTTCGCTAAAGTGGATGATGAACGTGAATTCAGACAAGGATTTCCTGAGGTCATATATGGAGCCGGAAAAACACCGGAGCAAATAGTACAAATTTTTAGGCACTTAGTGAATAAGGGTAAGACGGTTCTTGCTACAAGGGTGGCTGAGGGTGCTGCCGAAAAAGTCTGCAGGGAAGTTGAAGGGGCAGTCTACGATTCAGCGGGCAAAACACTCCTATACAAACCTGAGGACTACGAGCTGAAAACGGAAAAGAAAATTGGTGTCATTTGTGCAGGAACTTCTGATATTCCGGTGGCCAGGGAAGCTGAAGTGACGATTGAGGCTATGGGCCATCAATATTCAAGTTTTTATGATATAGGAGTAGCGGGAATCCACCGGCTGTTTGCTCAGCTGGAGGAAATAAAAAAGTGTGATGTTTTAATTGTTGTCGCAGGAATGGAAGGCGCATTGCCCAGTGTCGTAGGCGGGCTTGTTTCAACCCCTGTTATTGCTGTACCAACCAGTATAGGCTATGGTGCGCATTTAAACGGTATAACATCATTACTAAGTATGCTTAACACATGTGCTTCTGGCGTTACTGTTGTCAACATTGATAACGGCTTTGGCGCAGGCTATTCAGCCTCCTTGATGCTCAGAATATAA
- the larC gene encoding nickel insertion protein, with protein sequence MQHGQEHIDHEMIKIEVNLDDIPGEWLGHVMDLLLDAGANDVFYVPIYMKKNRPGTMLQVLCQDNQKFEMMDIIFRETTTLGVRYYPLSVKRLGRQFKEVQTPWGSVSVKQGILQGEVVQQAPEYSDCKAISDKHGIPLKLVFQEVWKQLN encoded by the coding sequence ATGCAGCATGGTCAAGAACATATCGATCATGAAATGATTAAAATTGAAGTGAACCTGGATGACATACCTGGTGAATGGCTGGGACATGTTATGGATTTATTGCTGGATGCTGGAGCAAATGACGTCTTTTATGTTCCTATATACATGAAAAAAAATCGGCCAGGCACCATGCTTCAGGTTTTGTGTCAGGATAATCAAAAGTTTGAGATGATGGATATTATTTTCAGGGAGACTACCACACTTGGCGTAAGATATTATCCACTCTCTGTAAAACGGCTTGGCCGGCAATTTAAAGAGGTTCAGACACCTTGGGGATCGGTCTCTGTGAAACAGGGTATACTGCAGGGTGAAGTTGTGCAGCAGGCCCCTGAATATAGCGATTGCAAAGCAATATCCGACAAACACGGCATTCCTTTAAAACTAGTTTTTCAGGAGGTGTGGAAACAATTAAATTAG
- the shc gene encoding squalene--hopene cyclase codes for MRHRVYKEMNRIADQLIQDQSDNGAWHYPFETGIQTDCSMIILLRTLEIKDEEFIKELVDRIAGEQQEDGSWKLFHDQEKGNLTSTVEAYYALLYSGYRNKKDKDIQAARKFILANGGASEVHLFLKIMLALTGQCEWPHLPINIEVMLIPDTFPINLFDLSVYGRANLIPFLILANTNFRKRTPRSPDLSDLFQNKEVRFLTEDQEEDARSLINWIKQGIKGLKSHGNLRELALYRAEKYMLDRLEPDGTFLNYFSCTTLMIFALMARGYHTTHPVITRAVQGLKATATRIDGQLHCQYTTATVWNTTLINYALQESGIPYSSNTVQKANQYILSRQHLKYGDWAIHAPDLLPGGWGFADLNTFHPDIDDTTAALRAIRTLATEKVDYRQAWDRGVNWLVSMQNNDGGWAAFEKNVDKKILTLLPIEGGKDLLIDPSTVDLTGRTLEFFGNYTNLDFHHPMIKDGIRWLLRHQNSDGSWVGRWGVYIYGTWAAVTGMIAVGVSQKHPAIQKALTWLRSIQNPDGGWGESCKSDIKNRYVPLGESSRTHTAWALDTLISAATEVTPEIENGAAFLVGRKEKEWTTTYPKGRGMAGSFYINYHCYEYVFPLLALAHYQKIAGGQLLTGE; via the coding sequence ATGAGGCATCGGGTATATAAGGAAATGAACAGAATCGCTGATCAGTTGATCCAGGACCAATCAGACAACGGTGCCTGGCATTATCCTTTCGAGACAGGGATCCAAACGGACTGCAGTATGATTATCTTATTACGGACGTTGGAGATAAAAGATGAAGAATTCATAAAAGAATTGGTGGATCGGATCGCCGGAGAACAGCAGGAAGATGGGTCGTGGAAGCTGTTTCACGACCAGGAAAAAGGAAATCTGACATCCACTGTGGAAGCTTATTATGCCCTCCTTTATTCTGGTTACAGGAATAAAAAAGACAAGGATATACAGGCCGCCAGGAAGTTTATTTTGGCCAACGGAGGTGCCTCGGAAGTCCATTTGTTTTTAAAAATCATGCTGGCCCTGACAGGACAATGTGAGTGGCCCCACCTCCCCATTAATATTGAAGTGATGCTTATACCAGACACCTTCCCAATCAATCTTTTTGACCTCTCCGTATACGGAAGAGCCAACCTTATCCCTTTTTTGATACTCGCCAATACGAATTTCCGTAAGCGAACACCACGATCACCCGATCTCTCCGATTTATTTCAAAACAAAGAAGTTCGTTTTTTAACAGAAGATCAAGAAGAAGATGCGCGCTCGCTGATCAATTGGATTAAACAAGGGATTAAGGGATTGAAATCCCATGGAAACCTTCGAGAGTTGGCATTATATCGTGCCGAAAAATATATGCTCGACCGACTCGAACCTGACGGCACCTTCTTGAATTATTTCAGCTGTACAACCCTGATGATTTTTGCCTTAATGGCTAGAGGTTATCATACTACACATCCGGTGATTACCCGTGCAGTGCAAGGGTTAAAAGCAACGGCCACCCGGATTGACGGACAACTTCACTGCCAGTACACGACGGCTACAGTTTGGAATACGACCCTGATAAATTATGCTCTGCAAGAATCGGGTATTCCCTATTCTTCCAACACTGTTCAAAAGGCAAATCAATACATCCTCTCCCGTCAGCACCTCAAATACGGGGATTGGGCCATTCATGCTCCAGACCTGTTACCAGGAGGCTGGGGATTTGCGGACTTAAACACATTCCACCCGGATATTGACGATACAACCGCTGCACTGAGGGCAATTCGTACTTTGGCCACAGAAAAAGTGGATTACAGGCAGGCATGGGACCGTGGAGTAAACTGGCTCGTTTCCATGCAAAACAATGACGGAGGCTGGGCGGCATTTGAAAAGAATGTGGATAAGAAAATATTGACCTTGTTACCGATAGAAGGTGGAAAGGATTTATTGATTGACCCGTCCACGGTTGATTTAACAGGAAGGACTTTGGAGTTCTTCGGCAACTATACCAATTTGGATTTTCACCACCCGATGATTAAAGATGGGATCCGCTGGCTATTGCGGCATCAAAATTCTGATGGCTCCTGGGTGGGGCGTTGGGGTGTGTATATTTATGGTACGTGGGCGGCTGTAACGGGAATGATTGCAGTTGGAGTTTCTCAAAAGCATCCAGCCATTCAAAAGGCGTTAACCTGGCTTCGGTCAATCCAGAATCCCGATGGCGGATGGGGAGAATCGTGTAAAAGTGATATCAAAAATCGTTATGTGCCTCTTGGCGAAAGTAGCCGCACGCATACCGCATGGGCCCTTGACACACTGATTTCCGCGGCCACTGAAGTTACGCCTGAAATTGAAAACGGTGCAGCTTTTTTAGTGGGTAGGAAGGAAAAAGAATGGACGACGACCTACCCAAAAGGAAGAGGTATGGCAGGCTCTTTTTATATCAATTACCATTGTTATGAATATGTTTTTCCATTGCTTGCCTTGGCACATTATCAAAAAATAGCTGGCGGACAGCTCTTAACTGGTGAATAA
- a CDS encoding C-terminal binding protein has protein sequence MAFTVLLTDYEFDNLKYEEDVFAESGLDIEFIKAQCKTEEQVIEQARQADAILNQYAPISRRVIESLENARVISRYGVGINTIDLEAATEKGITVANVPDYGMEEVSNHTLALLLSWARKVPLLNNEVKKGNWDFKACVPIHRFNEQTVGVLGFGRIPRRFIEKVNPLGFKLAAYDPFVSAEDMAAVGVRKMELDEIIREADYLSVHVPLVKDTFHLLNAVRFSQMKKTAVIINTARGPIIDEKALIEALETGIIAGAALDVTEEEPISIDSPLLNMDNVIITPHSAWYSEEAMVELRQKAARNIVQVLKGEKTPYALT, from the coding sequence ATGGCATTTACAGTACTTTTAACAGACTATGAATTTGATAATTTGAAATACGAGGAAGACGTTTTTGCAGAGAGCGGACTTGATATTGAATTCATTAAAGCCCAGTGCAAAACAGAAGAACAGGTCATCGAGCAGGCCAGACAGGCTGACGCCATCTTAAATCAATATGCGCCCATATCACGCCGTGTAATCGAATCGCTTGAAAACGCCAGGGTGATTTCCCGCTACGGCGTGGGGATCAACACGATTGATCTGGAGGCTGCCACTGAAAAAGGGATTACCGTTGCCAATGTTCCGGATTACGGGATGGAAGAAGTTTCGAACCATACATTGGCCCTTTTATTGTCATGGGCACGGAAAGTACCGCTATTAAATAATGAAGTAAAAAAAGGCAACTGGGACTTTAAAGCGTGTGTACCCATCCATCGTTTTAATGAACAGACAGTAGGAGTTCTAGGTTTCGGCCGAATTCCCCGCAGGTTCATTGAAAAGGTTAACCCTCTTGGCTTTAAACTGGCAGCATATGACCCATTCGTTTCTGCAGAGGATATGGCTGCAGTCGGAGTGAGAAAAATGGAGCTCGATGAGATTATCCGGGAAGCGGATTATTTATCTGTGCATGTACCGCTTGTCAAAGATACCTTCCATCTATTAAATGCTGTAAGGTTCAGCCAAATGAAGAAAACTGCTGTCATTATTAATACTGCCCGCGGTCCGATTATAGATGAAAAGGCACTAATCGAAGCGCTCGAAACAGGGATCATTGCAGGTGCTGCTCTTGATGTGACTGAAGAGGAGCCAATCAGCATCGATAGCCCTCTTCTTAATATGGACAATGTCATCATTACTCCGCACAGTGCCTGGTATTCCGAGGAAGCCATGGTAGAGCTAAGGCAAAAAGCTGCAAGAAATATCGTTCAGGTTCTAAAAGGTGAAAAAACACCTTATGCCCTAACGTAA
- a CDS encoding LarC family nickel insertion protein, with protein MKILYIDCGISGIAGDMSLAAFTELGVDLSVVEKKLRSVIQEEFSLSTKKVVKKGIASTELIINTEEEKHSHRHYTHIKKAIEESELDQPEKETALKMFEVIGKAEAKIHDSTLEKVHFHEVGGVDSMIDIIGTAIAYHTLNIEKVVCTPVAAGNGYIKIAHGLYPVPAPATLEILKDIPLRETNVQTELTTPTGAAIVRTLANDFGPMPSMKVREIGYGAGTKDFMSHPNVVRFVIGEQ; from the coding sequence GTGAAAATATTATATATAGATTGCGGTATTTCAGGTATAGCCGGGGATATGTCTTTGGCAGCTTTTACTGAATTAGGCGTTGATTTATCAGTAGTGGAGAAGAAGCTAAGGTCTGTTATTCAGGAGGAATTCTCTCTCTCCACAAAAAAGGTTGTTAAGAAGGGGATTGCCAGTACGGAGCTGATTATCAATACAGAAGAGGAAAAACATTCACATCGTCACTATACACATATAAAAAAAGCGATTGAAGAATCTGAGCTTGATCAACCCGAAAAAGAAACAGCCTTAAAGATGTTTGAAGTTATAGGAAAGGCAGAAGCAAAAATTCATGACAGCACTCTGGAAAAGGTGCACTTCCATGAAGTTGGCGGAGTAGATTCTATGATTGATATTATCGGAACTGCGATCGCTTATCATACTCTCAACATCGAAAAAGTAGTTTGCACACCTGTTGCTGCAGGTAACGGTTATATAAAGATTGCTCATGGCCTCTATCCTGTACCGGCACCGGCTACTTTGGAAATCCTAAAAGATATTCCGCTACGTGAAACAAATGTACAGACTGAATTAACAACACCTACAGGAGCCGCGATTGTCCGTACTCTCGCGAATGATTTCGGACCCATGCCTTCCATGAAGGTTAGGGAAATTGGGTATGGTGCAGGAACCAAAGATTTTATGTCACACCCAAATGTTGTTCGATTTGTTATTGGTGAACAATAA
- the larE gene encoding ATP-dependent sacrificial sulfur transferase LarE: MDIHNSLVKEEKLKEILIEMERIIIAFSGGVDSTYLLKVALDTLGKENVLAITADSESFPPSELKETIRIAKEIDAPHQIIKMSELAIPGYTENDSNRCYYCKKGLFENLYPIMAEKGYYNLTYGLIKDDLGEHRPGVKAAMEKDVRGPLAEADITKEDIRIRSKELGLDTWDKPSLACLSSRIAYGEKITIEKLRKVDEAEQYIKSFGIKQVRVRVHNEIARIEVDPSDMQLLLKYNVLVSEQLKLIGYKYVALDLTGYKSGSMNQMLKGITVEA; this comes from the coding sequence ATGGATATACATAACAGTCTAGTAAAAGAGGAAAAACTTAAAGAAATATTAATAGAGATGGAAAGAATAATTATCGCTTTCTCAGGCGGAGTGGATAGCACTTATTTATTAAAGGTTGCTTTGGATACCCTCGGAAAGGAAAATGTTCTGGCTATTACAGCAGATTCTGAGTCTTTTCCTCCGTCAGAGTTGAAAGAAACCATTCGTATCGCAAAAGAAATCGATGCTCCCCATCAGATTATTAAAATGTCGGAGCTTGCCATTCCTGGGTACACCGAAAATGACTCAAATAGGTGTTATTACTGTAAAAAAGGACTATTTGAAAACCTTTATCCTATTATGGCCGAAAAAGGTTATTACAATTTAACTTATGGTCTCATAAAGGATGATCTCGGTGAACACCGACCTGGCGTAAAAGCAGCAATGGAAAAAGATGTGAGAGGGCCTCTGGCAGAAGCGGATATTACCAAAGAAGATATTAGGATCCGTTCGAAGGAGCTGGGTCTTGATACATGGGATAAGCCTTCACTTGCCTGTTTATCCTCAAGAATCGCGTATGGTGAGAAAATCACTATTGAGAAGCTAAGAAAAGTTGATGAAGCGGAGCAATATATTAAAAGCTTCGGGATTAAACAGGTTCGTGTCAGAGTCCATAATGAGATTGCCAGAATAGAAGTGGATCCGTCAGATATGCAGCTTCTTCTTAAGTATAATGTTCTGGTCTCCGAGCAATTGAAGCTTATTGGCTATAAATATGTTGCCTTAGACCTTACTGGGTATAAAAGCGGAAGTATGAATCAGATGCTGAAGGGTATAACTGTTGAAGCTTAA
- a CDS encoding U32 family peptidase, translating to MKESRDLLEQLGYPSSDYQELPTSNKRFPDGAQYRIEIPSVEGPEALKATLEEIDRLGLTIHRVSQGSGIMLQTDEEIKEMCELTAERGMELSLFVGPRGTWDISASSFTTAGKSQALRHEGADQLVYAMEDLKRGAALGLRGALVADEGLLLLTKEMKKRGQLPEDFVVKVSVQMGSANPVSIKLMQDIGANTYNVPSALPLAKLAAIRQAIDIPIDLYVEVPDNFGGFLRYYEIPEIIRVLAPVYIKFGLRNHPDVYPSGKQWESTNISLVKERVRRASIGIQMIERYYPEAVTSKLGAEGLGIPKAEKTLAK from the coding sequence ATGAAGGAATCACGCGATTTGCTTGAACAGTTAGGCTATCCATCCAGCGATTATCAAGAGTTGCCAACCTCTAACAAGAGATTCCCGGACGGTGCACAATACCGGATTGAGATACCAAGCGTTGAAGGGCCTGAAGCTTTAAAAGCCACGCTTGAAGAAATTGACCGTCTCGGATTAACGATTCACCGCGTCTCACAGGGGAGCGGTATTATGCTTCAAACAGATGAGGAAATCAAAGAAATGTGTGAGTTGACTGCAGAACGCGGTATGGAGCTAAGCTTATTCGTGGGTCCAAGGGGCACATGGGATATCAGTGCCTCATCTTTTACAACTGCAGGCAAATCGCAGGCTCTTCGCCATGAAGGGGCCGATCAGCTTGTATACGCAATGGAAGATCTAAAACGTGGTGCAGCACTTGGCTTAAGAGGCGCGCTTGTGGCTGATGAAGGACTTCTTCTTTTAACCAAAGAAATGAAAAAGAGAGGCCAGCTTCCGGAAGACTTTGTTGTAAAGGTATCTGTTCAAATGGGTTCGGCAAACCCTGTATCTATAAAGCTCATGCAGGATATTGGCGCCAATACCTATAATGTTCCTTCCGCATTGCCGCTTGCAAAGCTTGCAGCGATCCGGCAGGCCATTGATATCCCAATCGATCTTTATGTAGAGGTTCCAGATAATTTCGGGGGATTCCTGCGCTATTACGAAATTCCGGAAATCATTCGAGTGCTCGCTCCCGTTTATATTAAGTTTGGCCTTCGCAATCATCCGGATGTGTACCCTTCAGGAAAGCAATGGGAAAGCACGAATATCTCACTGGTAAAGGAACGTGTGCGCCGTGCCTCCATTGGCATTCAAATGATTGAACGCTACTATCCTGAAGCGGTAACTTCAAAGCTTGGTGCAGAAGGACTTGGTATTCCAAAGGCAGAAAAAACGTTAGCAAAATAG
- a CDS encoding sugar kinase, with protein sequence MDVVTIGETMALFTPNEEGMLRHALSFSMKFGGAESNIAIGLSRLGHRSRWISRLGEDEFGDAMLSFIRGEGVDVSFVTRDQSASTGVFFKEFRRLNDTRVYYYRKDSAASRMGAEWLEEDSISDAKYLHITGITPALSISCREMLEKAILIAKGNGTKIVFDPNLRLKIWRDEEEARQVIKKFASESNLVLPGISEAEFLFGRLTPEEYVEKFHDLGIETVIMKLGKQGALISSPSVPMTRIPGFLVERVVDPVGAGDAFAAGVLSGLLDGISLEEAVLRGNAMGAMVTMVNGDAEGLPTRSDLSSFLSGCLDDVTR encoded by the coding sequence ATGGATGTCGTAACAATCGGGGAAACGATGGCACTATTTACACCGAATGAAGAGGGCATGCTTCGACATGCCCTTTCTTTTTCAATGAAATTTGGCGGGGCAGAGTCAAATATTGCCATTGGATTGAGTCGTCTAGGACATCGTTCCAGATGGATCAGCCGTCTTGGAGAGGATGAGTTCGGAGATGCGATGCTGTCATTCATCCGCGGCGAAGGAGTGGATGTTTCCTTTGTAACACGCGATCAAAGTGCTTCTACTGGAGTGTTTTTCAAGGAATTTAGACGACTGAATGATACGCGTGTCTATTACTATAGAAAAGACTCAGCCGCCAGCAGAATGGGTGCCGAATGGCTGGAAGAGGACTCCATTTCAGATGCTAAATATCTTCATATTACAGGCATTACACCAGCCCTCAGCATCTCATGCCGGGAAATGCTTGAAAAAGCAATCCTCATAGCAAAAGGTAATGGAACAAAAATCGTTTTTGATCCCAATCTTCGTCTGAAAATTTGGCGAGATGAGGAGGAAGCTCGCCAGGTTATAAAGAAATTTGCTTCTGAAAGCAATCTGGTACTTCCGGGGATTTCCGAAGCAGAATTTTTGTTTGGTAGGCTTACCCCAGAGGAATACGTTGAAAAATTTCATGATCTTGGCATTGAAACAGTCATTATGAAGTTGGGTAAACAGGGAGCACTCATTTCTTCTCCCTCTGTTCCAATGACGAGAATCCCGGGCTTTCTGGTCGAACGCGTCGTTGATCCAGTTGGGGCAGGTGACGCCTTTGCAGCTGGTGTTCTTTCAGGGCTTCTGGATGGAATTTCGCTTGAGGAAGCCGTGCTGCGGGGCAATGCGATGGGGGCGATGGTCACAATGGTGAATGGCGATGCAGAAGGCTTGCCCACTCGATCTGATCTTTCTTCCTTTTTGTCTGGCTGCCTGGATGATGTTACGAGATAA
- a CDS encoding HXXEE domain-containing protein translates to MLEALHHFLDLKTLIWLFPIIFIFHDLEEIITIESSMAANKYPKTNFVEMTLTMRKKLGSTAAELAVSATWILLIISFTAVMTAKFASNGEGFLMFTAILNLFVLQASMHIVQSIKFRAYTPGIITSLFLLIPYCLVTYYFLAQYGLLDWQIILTSLPVSLVMIMVFLVGNLLGRNFIR, encoded by the coding sequence ATGCTAGAGGCGCTCCACCATTTTTTAGATCTGAAAACATTAATCTGGTTATTTCCTATCATTTTCATTTTCCATGATCTAGAAGAAATCATAACCATTGAATCTTCCATGGCTGCAAACAAATATCCGAAAACCAACTTCGTCGAGATGACATTAACAATGAGGAAAAAGTTAGGGTCCACCGCTGCCGAGCTTGCTGTTTCAGCTACATGGATTTTATTGATTATCTCCTTCACTGCAGTTATGACCGCTAAGTTTGCATCTAACGGAGAAGGTTTTCTTATGTTTACAGCCATTCTTAATTTATTTGTTTTACAGGCATCCATGCATATCGTTCAAAGCATTAAGTTCAGGGCCTATACACCTGGGATCATAACGTCCCTGTTCCTCCTTATCCCTTACTGCCTCGTTACCTATTATTTTTTGGCTCAATATGGACTCTTGGACTGGCAAATAATACTCACCAGTCTTCCGGTTAGTTTGGTCATGATCATGGTTTTCCTGGTTGGCAATCTTTTAGGGCGTAATTTTATTCGATGA
- a CDS encoding bifunctional 4-hydroxy-2-oxoglutarate aldolase/2-dehydro-3-deoxy-phosphogluconate aldolase — protein MSRLEELKKSKIVAVIRGARPDQILPIAYALKSGGISAFEITVETPKVCALIEKVKEEFGNEVIVGAGTVLDAETARSVILSGAEFIFSPTVNAETIKMAKRYGVLSIPGAFTPTEILTAYENGGDIIKVFPADVLGVSYFKSLKGPLPHIPLMPTGGINAENIHDYFRAGAVAAGVGGSLVNPKKLKSEKDYSDLTEKAKQYSNLAVF, from the coding sequence ATGAGCAGGCTAGAAGAATTGAAAAAAAGCAAGATTGTAGCTGTTATTCGCGGTGCACGTCCTGATCAGATTTTGCCTATCGCATATGCACTAAAGTCAGGGGGTATCAGCGCATTTGAAATTACAGTCGAGACACCCAAGGTTTGCGCGTTAATTGAAAAAGTAAAAGAAGAGTTTGGAAATGAGGTCATTGTCGGGGCGGGAACGGTACTAGATGCCGAAACAGCACGTTCAGTAATCCTGTCAGGAGCTGAATTCATCTTTTCGCCAACAGTGAATGCTGAAACGATTAAGATGGCGAAGCGGTACGGTGTTCTCAGTATTCCAGGGGCTTTTACGCCAACCGAAATTCTTACTGCATATGAAAATGGAGGGGACATCATCAAGGTGTTTCCGGCGGATGTGCTGGGTGTTTCCTATTTTAAAAGTCTGAAAGGACCTCTTCCCCATATCCCATTGATGCCAACAGGAGGCATAAACGCCGAAAATATCCATGACTATTTTAGAGCAGGTGCTGTTGCGGCAGGTGTTGGAGGATCGTTAGTCAACCCTAAAAAGCTTAAATCTGAAAAGGATTATTCAGACCTTACAGAAAAAGCGAAACAATATTCCAACCTGGCGGTGTTTTAA